The Streptomyces tendae genome has a window encoding:
- a CDS encoding SLATT domain-containing protein produces MVQPEMQPEGRPHDGRGDGAAGPWPGDPGGRAFPLGDWGEPAARLDELYRWVERGALDTAAWYLADRAWKRRCAWALRAGSALGALTGAALPLLDLTGAADGVTPWGYLALLLAVACVAGDRFFGMTSGWMRDVATVQAVHRRLQAFQFDWASECVREVLGPAEGTAGEAAERCLTVLRRFTEDVTELVRVETADWMMEFRSGGAPLGVRTVLAGAGRPEGAVPAGRLPSPPNGARPNMPRQRPPEAR; encoded by the coding sequence GTGGTTCAGCCGGAGATGCAGCCCGAGGGTCGGCCACACGACGGGCGGGGCGACGGCGCGGCCGGACCGTGGCCCGGCGACCCCGGAGGGCGGGCGTTCCCGCTCGGGGACTGGGGTGAGCCGGCCGCGCGGCTGGACGAGCTGTACCGGTGGGTGGAGCGCGGGGCGCTGGACACGGCCGCCTGGTACCTGGCCGACCGGGCCTGGAAGCGGCGGTGCGCGTGGGCGCTGCGGGCCGGCTCCGCGCTGGGCGCGCTGACCGGGGCCGCGCTGCCGCTGCTGGACCTGACCGGGGCGGCGGACGGTGTCACGCCCTGGGGATATCTCGCGCTGCTGCTCGCCGTGGCGTGCGTGGCGGGCGACCGGTTCTTCGGGATGACGTCCGGCTGGATGCGGGACGTCGCGACCGTGCAGGCCGTGCACCGGCGGCTGCAGGCGTTCCAGTTCGACTGGGCGTCGGAGTGCGTCCGCGAGGTGCTGGGCCCCGCGGAGGGCACGGCCGGTGAGGCGGCGGAGCGCTGTCTGACGGTGCTGCGGCGCTTCACGGAGGACGTGACGGAGCTGGTCCGGGTCGAGACTGCCGACTGGATGATGGAGTTCCGCAGCGGGGGCGCGCCGCTGGGGGTGCGGACGGTGCTGGCCGGGGCGGGGCGGCCGGAGGGCGCCGTCCCGGCCGGTCGTCTTCCGTCCCCGCCGAACGGCGCCCGGCCGAACATGCCCCGGCAGCGGCCGCCGGAGGCCCGCTGA
- a CDS encoding DUF5063 domain-containing protein, translating to MSDATLHATHQNPDDFAVQIADQIESFLVAVTEVAKGDEPDSAVPFLLLEVSQLLLAGGRLGAHEDIVPDERYEPDMGPEADVDELRENLARLLDPIDVYSEVFDPYEPRKAPVPARISDDLTDVITDLRHGMAHYRAGRTSEALWWWQFSYFSNWGSTASASLRALQSVVAHVRLNQPLAELDGLDTDQGIGDDTLEFEAGRVMAEEIGTPLGVRPVT from the coding sequence ATGTCTGACGCCACGCTGCACGCGACGCACCAGAACCCGGACGACTTCGCGGTACAGATCGCCGATCAGATCGAGAGTTTCCTGGTCGCCGTCACCGAGGTCGCGAAAGGCGACGAGCCGGACTCGGCCGTGCCGTTCCTCCTCCTGGAGGTCTCCCAGCTGCTGCTGGCCGGCGGTCGCCTGGGCGCCCACGAGGACATCGTCCCCGACGAGCGTTACGAGCCCGACATGGGCCCCGAGGCGGACGTCGACGAACTCCGCGAGAACCTCGCCCGGCTCCTGGATCCGATCGACGTCTACTCCGAGGTCTTCGACCCCTACGAGCCCCGCAAGGCCCCGGTTCCGGCCCGCATCTCCGACGACCTCACCGACGTCATCACCGACCTGCGCCACGGCATGGCCCACTACCGCGCCGGCCGTACGTCGGAGGCGCTGTGGTGGTGGCAGTTCTCCTACTTCTCCAACTGGGGCTCCACGGCGTCCGCGTCGCTGCGCGCCCTGCAGTCGGTCGTCGCCCACGTCCGCCTGAACCAGCCCCTGGCCGAGCTCGACGGCCTGGACACCGACCAGGGCATCGGCGACGACACCCTCGAGTTCGAGGCGGGCAGGGTCATGGCCGAGGAGATCGGCACCCCTCTGGGCGTGCGTCCCGTCACCTGA
- the recR gene encoding recombination mediator RecR: MYEGVVQDLIDELGRLPGVGPKSAQRIAFHILQAEPTDVRRLAHALMEVKAKVRFCATCGNVAQEEQCNICRDTRRDPAVICVVEEPKDVVAIERTREFRGRYHVLGGAISPIDGVGPDDLRIRELLARLADGTVTELILATDPNLEGEATATYLARMIKPMGLKVTRLASGLPVGGDLEYADEVTLGRAFEGRRLLDV, encoded by the coding sequence TTGTACGAAGGCGTGGTCCAGGACCTCATCGACGAGCTGGGGCGGCTGCCCGGCGTCGGTCCCAAGAGCGCGCAGCGGATCGCCTTCCACATCCTGCAGGCGGAGCCCACGGACGTACGGCGTCTGGCGCACGCGCTGATGGAGGTCAAGGCGAAGGTCCGCTTCTGCGCGACCTGCGGGAACGTCGCGCAGGAGGAGCAGTGCAACATCTGCCGCGACACCCGCCGCGACCCCGCGGTCATCTGCGTCGTGGAGGAGCCCAAGGACGTCGTGGCCATCGAGCGCACCCGTGAGTTCCGGGGCCGCTACCACGTGCTGGGCGGCGCGATCAGCCCGATCGACGGGGTCGGCCCCGACGATCTGCGCATACGGGAACTCCTGGCCCGGCTGGCGGACGGCACGGTGACCGAGCTGATCCTGGCCACGGACCCCAATCTCGAAGGCGAGGCCACGGCCACGTACCTCGCCCGCATGATCAAGCCCATGGGCCTGAAGGTCACCCGCCTGGCCAGCGGCCTCCCGGTGGGCGGCGACCTGGAATACGCGGACGAGGTGACCCTCGGCCGCGCCTTCGAGGGGAGACGACTCCTAGATGTCTGA
- a CDS encoding YbaB/EbfC family nucleoid-associated protein produces MIPGGGQPNMQQLLQQAQKMQQDLAKAQEELARTEVEGQAGGGLVKATVTGSGELRSLKIDPKAVDPEDTETLADLVVAAVQAANENAQTLQQQKLGPLAQGLGGGGIPGLPF; encoded by the coding sequence GTGATCCCCGGTGGTGGCCAGCCCAACATGCAGCAGCTGCTCCAGCAGGCACAGAAGATGCAGCAGGATTTGGCCAAGGCCCAGGAGGAACTGGCCAGGACGGAGGTCGAGGGCCAGGCCGGCGGCGGTCTGGTCAAGGCGACCGTCACCGGATCCGGCGAACTGCGGTCGCTGAAGATCGACCCGAAGGCGGTGGACCCGGAGGACACCGAGACCCTCGCGGACCTGGTCGTCGCGGCGGTCCAGGCGGCCAACGAGAACGCCCAGACGCTGCAGCAGCAGAAGCTCGGTCCGCTCGCCCAGGGGCTCGGCGGGGGCGGCATCCCCGGTCTCCCCTTCTGA
- a CDS encoding SigE family RNA polymerase sigma factor: MAEVLDFTAPRGTALRPPRATLRPRVAGASGGMPVIAPMPAARPARIPGQRDGADDTVAAGTTVDHLTETYRTHYRSLLGLAALLLDDTASCEDVVQEAFIRVHSARKRVRDPEKTLAYLRQTVVNLSRSALRRRILGLKLLSKPMPDMASAEEGAYDQLERDSLIKAMKNLQRRQREVLVLRYFADMTEAQVAETLGISLGSVKAYGSRGIAALRVAMEAPA; the protein is encoded by the coding sequence GTGGCAGAGGTACTCGACTTCACAGCGCCGCGCGGCACGGCCCTCCGGCCGCCCCGCGCCACGCTCCGGCCCCGCGTGGCCGGCGCGTCCGGTGGCATGCCGGTGATCGCGCCCATGCCCGCAGCGCGCCCCGCCCGCATCCCCGGTCAGCGCGACGGCGCCGACGACACCGTGGCGGCCGGTACCACGGTCGACCACCTCACCGAGACCTACCGCACCCACTACCGCTCCCTGCTGGGACTCGCGGCGCTCCTCCTCGACGACACCGCCTCCTGCGAGGACGTCGTCCAGGAGGCGTTCATCCGCGTCCACTCCGCCCGCAAACGGGTCAGGGACCCCGAGAAGACGCTGGCTTACCTGCGGCAGACGGTCGTCAATCTCTCCCGTTCCGCGCTGCGCCGCCGCATCCTCGGCCTGAAGCTGCTGTCCAAGCCGATGCCGGACATGGCGAGCGCGGAGGAGGGGGCGTACGACCAGCTCGAGCGCGACTCCCTCATCAAGGCGATGAAGAACCTGCAGCGCCGCCAGCGCGAGGTGCTGGTGCTGCGCTACTTCGCCGACATGACGGAGGCCCAGGTCGCCGAGACGCTCGGCATCTCGCTGGGCTCGGTGAAGGCGTACGGCTCACGGGGCATCGCGGCGCTGCGGGTGGCCATGGAGGCACCGGCATGA
- a CDS encoding SURF1 family protein, producing MYRFLLTPRWWAINVFLLLSIPFCIFMGSWQLGRFEDRVDNHREAEERVTSAQQEAARPLDGLLPVTKATSGKQATATGRYDTQLLVPDRTLDDKHGYYVLTLLRTDTGRALPVVRGWLPGEPDPAKVPAPPTGQVTVTGALQASETPGSNGVSSRSGLPEGQTAAISAASLVNLVPYDVYDAWVTLNRGDSGMNAVPAAAPGGTGLDLKAFQNLGYTAEWFAFVGFVIFMWFRLLRREVELARDAELGLGPDADGGEPRGTDGDDGDGGQPQAADGTDGDDVPRQPTGVSSPVQ from the coding sequence GTGTACCGGTTTCTGCTGACCCCCCGCTGGTGGGCGATCAACGTCTTCCTGCTGCTCTCCATCCCCTTCTGCATCTTCATGGGGTCCTGGCAGCTGGGCCGGTTCGAGGACCGGGTGGACAACCACCGCGAGGCGGAGGAGCGCGTCACCTCGGCCCAGCAGGAGGCGGCCCGGCCCCTGGACGGCCTGCTGCCCGTCACCAAGGCCACCTCCGGCAAGCAGGCCACCGCGACCGGCCGGTACGACACCCAGCTCCTCGTGCCCGACCGCACGCTGGACGACAAGCACGGCTACTACGTCCTGACCCTGCTGCGCACCGACACCGGCCGCGCGCTGCCCGTCGTCCGCGGCTGGCTGCCCGGCGAGCCGGACCCGGCGAAGGTGCCCGCGCCGCCCACCGGCCAGGTCACCGTCACCGGCGCGCTCCAGGCGTCCGAGACGCCGGGCAGCAACGGCGTCAGCAGCCGCAGCGGCCTGCCCGAGGGCCAGACCGCCGCGATCAGCGCGGCCAGCCTCGTCAATCTCGTGCCGTACGACGTGTACGACGCCTGGGTCACGCTCAACCGCGGGGACTCGGGGATGAACGCGGTGCCCGCGGCCGCGCCCGGCGGCACGGGGCTGGACCTGAAGGCCTTCCAGAACCTCGGCTACACCGCCGAGTGGTTCGCCTTCGTCGGCTTCGTGATCTTCATGTGGTTCCGGCTGCTGCGCCGCGAGGTGGAGCTCGCCCGCGACGCGGAGCTGGGCCTCGGCCCCGACGCCGACGGCGGTGAGCCGCGCGGCACCGACGGGGACGACGGCGACGGCGGGCAGCCGCAGGCCGCCGACGGGACCGACGGCGACGACGTCCCCCGTCAGCCGACCGGCGTGAGCAGCCCCGTCCAGTAG
- a CDS encoding aspartate-semialdehyde dehydrogenase, with protein MTGTAGPGRSGRPTLAVVGATGAVGTVMLQILSQRADVWGEIRLIASPRSAGRKLAVRGEEVEVVALTGDAFDGVDVAMFDVPDEVSAEWAPVAAARGAVVVDNSGAFRMDPDVPLVVPEVNPHAVRSRPRGIVANPNCTTLSMIVAMGALHAEFGLRELVVSSYQAVSGAGQAGVRTLREQLSLVAGTDLGTNPGDVRRAVGDNTGPFPEPVALNVVPWAGSLREDGWSSEEMKVRDESRKILGLPSLPVAVTCVRVPVVTVHSLTVHARFEGEVTVAKAREILATAPGVVLFDNPAAGEFPTPADVVGTDPTWVGRVRRTLDDPTALELFVCGDNLRKGAALNTAQIAELVAAERPVP; from the coding sequence ATGACCGGCACCGCAGGACCCGGACGTTCCGGGCGGCCGACGCTCGCGGTCGTGGGAGCGACCGGGGCCGTCGGCACGGTCATGCTCCAGATCCTGTCCCAGCGCGCGGACGTCTGGGGCGAGATCAGGCTCATCGCCTCCCCGCGCTCGGCCGGCCGCAAGCTGGCCGTGCGCGGCGAGGAGGTCGAGGTGGTGGCGCTCACCGGGGACGCCTTCGACGGGGTCGACGTCGCGATGTTCGACGTGCCCGACGAGGTCTCCGCCGAGTGGGCGCCCGTCGCCGCCGCCCGCGGCGCCGTGGTCGTCGACAACTCCGGCGCCTTCCGCATGGACCCGGACGTGCCGCTGGTCGTGCCCGAGGTCAACCCGCACGCGGTGCGGAGCCGCCCGCGCGGCATCGTCGCCAACCCCAACTGCACCACCCTGTCGATGATCGTCGCGATGGGCGCGCTGCACGCCGAGTTCGGCCTGCGTGAGCTGGTCGTCTCCTCGTACCAGGCGGTCAGCGGGGCCGGTCAGGCCGGCGTGCGGACCCTGCGCGAACAGCTGTCCCTGGTGGCCGGCACCGACCTGGGCACGAATCCGGGCGACGTGCGGCGGGCCGTGGGGGACAACACCGGGCCGTTCCCGGAGCCGGTCGCGCTGAACGTCGTGCCGTGGGCCGGCTCGCTGCGGGAGGACGGCTGGTCGTCCGAGGAGATGAAGGTGCGGGACGAGTCCCGCAAGATCCTCGGCCTGCCCTCCCTTCCCGTCGCGGTCACCTGCGTCCGCGTCCCCGTGGTCACCGTGCACTCCCTCACCGTGCACGCCCGCTTCGAGGGCGAGGTCACCGTCGCCAAGGCCCGCGAGATCCTCGCGACCGCCCCCGGCGTGGTCCTCTTCGACAACCCGGCCGCGGGCGAGTTCCCCACCCCCGCCGACGTCGTCGGCACCGACCCGACCTGGGTCGGCCGGGTGCGCCGGACCCTGGACGACCCGACGGCGCTGGAGCTGTTCGTGTGCGGGGACAACCTGCGCAAGGGCGCCGCGCTCAACACCGCGCAGATCGCCGAACTGGTGGCCGCCGAGCGGCCGGTGCCCTAG